The Georgenia faecalis genome includes a window with the following:
- a CDS encoding MMPL family transporter, with protein MAELLYRLGRFSARRAWIVVTAWLVALVASGGAFVAFGGTLSTAIDIPGTPTAQVTERLQEQFPEASGGSGTVVLHTEDGKEFTAEQQTALADVFEKVGEVDGVTAVVNPFEVQAQLADQEAQIAEGREQIEAGRAQIEAGWRQLDAAQAELDTAQEQLDAAVAQAEAAGMIEQARPQLDAQQAQLDAARGQLDAQTTELEAATAELETGSDELELGASQLRLASDLRTVSQDGSAATAVVQFEDSLYEVPAETKEEVAAVFADNPVDGVEADLTAELTQTITNIAGVAEIVGIVVAAAVLIVMLGTLIAAGLPIISAFVGIGVAALGTMALSGTVDMISVTPILGLMLGLAVGIDYSLFILNRHRRQLREGLELHESIGLATGTSGNAVVFAGLTVLIALLALNITGIDFLGLMGTVAAACVAIAVLVAVTLTPALLGLAGQRVLPRKHRGARGAARPAPARREMSTGGAIGTLLAGVVALAVIAIPALDMRLGLPDGSAEPVDSTQYRAYKVVEEQFGAGQNGPLLVVADLPEGLDEAEATGAQVEIGEELFALADVVAVAPIGMSEDRSLAAFQVIPAEGPSSESTEELVRELRDLTVPDQPDVTLGVAGAASGNIDISQKLADAMPLYLGVVIGLSLIILVVVFRSLLVPLIATGGFVLSVFAALGGVTAIYQWGWLGGIFGVHDPGPVLSFLPTLLIGILFGLAMDYQLFLVSGMREAYVHGTPAREAVLEGRRAGRAVVTAAAIIMFSVFGGFVFSHMAMIRPIGFGLAFGVLVDAFVVRMLIVPAVMHLVGEKAWWLPRWLDRILPNVDVEGSALERRHPNGETGGEPAREREVAPA; from the coding sequence ATGGCAGAACTGCTCTACCGGCTCGGACGGTTCTCCGCGCGCCGGGCCTGGATCGTCGTCACCGCGTGGCTCGTCGCGCTCGTCGCGTCCGGCGGCGCCTTCGTGGCATTCGGCGGCACCCTCAGCACCGCGATCGACATCCCGGGGACGCCGACGGCGCAGGTGACGGAGCGTCTGCAGGAACAGTTCCCCGAGGCCTCGGGCGGGTCGGGCACCGTCGTCCTCCACACCGAGGACGGCAAGGAGTTCACGGCGGAGCAGCAGACCGCGCTCGCCGACGTCTTCGAGAAGGTGGGCGAGGTCGACGGCGTCACCGCCGTCGTCAACCCGTTCGAGGTCCAGGCCCAGCTCGCCGATCAGGAGGCGCAGATCGCCGAGGGCCGCGAGCAGATCGAGGCGGGCCGCGCCCAGATCGAGGCCGGCTGGCGCCAGCTCGACGCCGCCCAGGCCGAGCTCGACACCGCCCAGGAGCAGCTCGACGCCGCCGTCGCGCAGGCCGAGGCCGCCGGGATGATCGAGCAGGCCCGGCCGCAGCTCGACGCCCAGCAGGCCCAGCTCGACGCCGCCCGTGGCCAGCTCGACGCCCAGACCACCGAGCTCGAGGCCGCCACGGCCGAGCTCGAAACAGGCAGCGACGAGCTCGAGCTCGGCGCCAGCCAGCTCCGGCTGGCGAGCGACCTGCGCACCGTCTCCCAGGACGGCTCGGCCGCCACGGCCGTCGTCCAGTTCGAGGACTCCCTCTACGAGGTCCCCGCCGAGACCAAGGAGGAGGTCGCGGCGGTCTTCGCGGACAACCCCGTCGACGGCGTCGAGGCCGACCTCACCGCGGAGCTCACCCAGACCATCACCAACATCGCAGGCGTCGCGGAGATCGTCGGCATCGTCGTCGCCGCCGCCGTCCTCATCGTCATGCTCGGCACGCTCATCGCGGCGGGGCTGCCCATCATCTCCGCGTTCGTCGGCATCGGCGTCGCCGCCCTGGGGACCATGGCCCTGTCCGGGACCGTCGACATGATCAGCGTGACGCCGATCCTCGGCCTCATGCTCGGCCTCGCCGTCGGCATCGACTACTCCCTGTTCATCCTCAACCGCCACCGCCGCCAGCTGCGCGAGGGCCTGGAGCTCCACGAGTCGATCGGGCTCGCCACCGGCACGTCCGGCAACGCCGTCGTCTTCGCCGGGCTCACCGTCCTCATCGCCCTGCTCGCCCTCAACATCACGGGCATCGACTTCCTCGGGCTCATGGGCACGGTCGCCGCCGCCTGCGTCGCCATCGCGGTGCTCGTCGCCGTCACGCTCACCCCCGCCCTCCTCGGCCTCGCCGGGCAGCGTGTGCTCCCACGCAAGCACCGCGGCGCGAGGGGCGCCGCCCGGCCCGCTCCGGCCCGGCGCGAGATGTCCACCGGCGGCGCCATCGGCACGCTGCTCGCCGGCGTCGTCGCGCTGGCGGTCATCGCCATCCCCGCCCTCGACATGCGCCTCGGCCTGCCCGACGGGTCCGCCGAGCCGGTGGACTCCACGCAGTACCGGGCGTACAAGGTGGTCGAGGAGCAGTTCGGGGCCGGCCAGAACGGCCCGCTGCTCGTCGTCGCGGACCTGCCCGAGGGGCTGGACGAGGCCGAGGCCACCGGCGCCCAGGTCGAGATCGGCGAGGAGCTCTTCGCCCTCGCGGACGTCGTCGCGGTCGCGCCGATCGGCATGTCCGAGGACCGCTCGCTCGCCGCCTTCCAGGTGATCCCCGCCGAGGGCCCGAGCAGCGAGTCCACCGAGGAGCTCGTCCGCGAGCTGCGCGACCTCACGGTCCCCGACCAGCCGGACGTCACCCTCGGCGTCGCCGGCGCGGCGAGCGGCAACATCGACATCTCGCAGAAGCTCGCCGACGCGATGCCCCTCTACCTCGGCGTCGTCATCGGCCTGTCGCTCATCATTCTCGTCGTCGTCTTCCGCTCGCTGCTCGTCCCGCTCATCGCCACCGGCGGGTTCGTCCTGTCGGTGTTCGCGGCCCTCGGTGGCGTGACGGCGATCTACCAGTGGGGCTGGCTGGGCGGGATCTTCGGCGTCCACGACCCGGGCCCGGTGCTGAGCTTCCTGCCGACGCTGCTCATCGGCATCCTCTTCGGGCTGGCCATGGACTACCAGCTGTTCCTCGTCTCCGGCATGCGGGAGGCGTACGTCCACGGCACGCCGGCACGCGAGGCCGTCCTCGAGGGCCGGCGGGCGGGCCGGGCGGTCGTCACCGCCGCCGCGATCATCATGTTCTCGGTGTTCGGCGGGTTCGTCTTCTCGCACATGGCGATGATCCGGCCGATCGGCTTCGGCCTGGCCTTCGGCGTGCTCGTCGACGCCTTCGTCGTCCGGATGCTCATCGTCCCCGCGGTCATGCACCTCGTGGGCGAGAAGGCGTGGTGGCTGCCGCGCTGGCTCGACCGGATCCTCCCGAACGTCGACGTCGAGGGGTCGGCGCTCGAGCGCCGGCACCCCAACGGCGAGACGGGTGGCGAGCCGGCCCGTGAGCGTGAGGTCGCGCCGGCCTAG
- a CDS encoding amidase family protein → MTTRRSTAAVAVPLLAGLTLALTGPVAQAEPVPAPVLEASPGVVLAPFYTELDLTGDRQVTPADLDVLAARLGATPASAGWTQVAAADVDADGVLTVADLAAVSARMVYDDGPFELVEASVIDMQAAMNAGVTTSVELTRAYLDRIAAYDRTLVDPAEGGRPLNSVITTSTVALQAAAAADATRAAEGMTDLLLGVPVAVKDNYDTLDMPTTGGCGCWEDNHTSTDAAMVAGLREAGAVILAKASLDEFAFGFVSEFSAGQAPGSTLLAASPYRTSQTAGGSSGGTGAAIAANLAGLGFGTDTGGSIRVPASYNQLVGIRPTVGLASRDGIIPLALSQDTGGPMARSVMDAAAALDAVVGVDPADPVTAEQAGRVPESYTAHLDPTALEGARIGYVASMVGTNPTTLRLFTQARATLEALGATVVEVTPPAGFGDVLAEPSGSTNEFRHDLDRYIATHLAPQVQARSLTDILATGHYVISRGGTYASRAAVTEETYQAWAGPEGTHTRAIATGHALVTGLMDDLDLDAIAYPTGTPYGTHSTNLRLSPNTGMPSLTVPMGQASAEDGTITGAGVNLELLGRDYAEGDLIGFGYAFEQATHARTSPALYGPLG, encoded by the coding sequence GTGACCACCCGACGATCGACCGCCGCCGTCGCGGTTCCGCTGCTCGCCGGGCTGACGCTGGCCCTCACCGGGCCGGTCGCGCAGGCGGAGCCGGTGCCCGCGCCGGTCCTCGAGGCCTCCCCCGGCGTCGTCCTCGCCCCGTTCTACACCGAGCTCGACCTCACCGGGGACCGGCAGGTCACCCCCGCGGACCTCGACGTCCTCGCCGCCCGGCTGGGCGCCACGCCCGCGTCCGCGGGGTGGACCCAGGTCGCTGCCGCCGACGTCGACGCCGACGGCGTCCTCACGGTGGCCGACCTCGCCGCGGTGTCTGCGCGGATGGTCTACGACGACGGGCCGTTCGAGCTGGTCGAGGCGTCGGTCATCGACATGCAGGCGGCGATGAACGCCGGGGTCACCACCTCGGTGGAGCTCACCCGGGCCTACCTCGACCGCATCGCCGCCTACGACCGCACGCTCGTCGACCCTGCCGAGGGCGGCCGCCCGCTCAACTCCGTCATCACGACGAGCACCGTGGCGCTCCAGGCGGCGGCCGCCGCGGACGCCACCCGCGCCGCGGAGGGCATGACCGACCTGCTGCTCGGGGTGCCGGTCGCCGTCAAGGACAACTACGACACCCTCGACATGCCCACCACGGGCGGCTGCGGCTGCTGGGAGGACAACCACACCTCGACCGACGCCGCCATGGTCGCCGGCCTGCGCGAGGCCGGTGCCGTCATCCTCGCCAAGGCGAGCCTCGACGAGTTCGCGTTCGGTTTCGTCAGCGAGTTCTCCGCCGGGCAGGCGCCCGGGTCGACGCTGCTCGCCGCCAGCCCCTACCGGACCAGCCAGACCGCCGGCGGCTCCAGCGGCGGCACCGGCGCGGCGATCGCCGCCAACCTCGCCGGCCTCGGGTTCGGCACGGACACCGGTGGCTCCATCCGGGTTCCCGCCTCCTACAACCAGCTCGTCGGCATCCGGCCCACGGTCGGTCTCGCCAGCCGCGACGGGATCATCCCGCTCGCCCTGAGCCAGGACACCGGCGGACCGATGGCCCGCAGCGTCATGGATGCCGCCGCCGCGCTCGACGCCGTCGTCGGGGTGGACCCGGCCGACCCGGTGACCGCCGAGCAGGCCGGGCGGGTGCCCGAGTCCTACACCGCCCACCTCGATCCCACCGCGCTCGAGGGCGCCCGCATCGGGTACGTCGCCTCGATGGTGGGGACCAACCCCACGACGCTGCGCCTGTTCACGCAGGCGCGGGCCACCCTCGAGGCGCTCGGCGCCACGGTCGTCGAGGTGACGCCCCCGGCGGGCTTCGGCGACGTGCTCGCCGAGCCGAGCGGGAGCACCAACGAGTTCCGGCACGACCTCGACCGGTACATCGCCACGCACCTCGCCCCGCAGGTCCAGGCGCGCTCCCTCACCGACATCCTCGCCACCGGGCACTACGTCATCTCCCGCGGCGGCACCTACGCCTCGCGCGCGGCGGTGACCGAGGAGACCTACCAGGCGTGGGCGGGACCGGAGGGCACCCACACCCGGGCGATCGCCACCGGCCACGCCCTGGTCACCGGCCTCATGGACGACCTCGACCTCGACGCGATCGCCTACCCCACCGGCACGCCCTACGGGACGCACAGCACGAACCTTCGCCTGAGCCCCAACACGGGGATGCCGTCGCTCACCGTCCCCATGGGGCAGGCGAGCGCCGAGGACGGCACGATCACCGGCGCCGGGGTCAACCTCGAGCTCCTCGGGCGGGACTACGCGGAGGGCGACCTCATCGGCTTCGGGTACGCGTTCGAGCAGGCGACCCACGCCCGCACGTCGCCGGCACTCTACGGCCCGCTCGGCTAG
- a CDS encoding cohesin domain-containing protein, translating into MRPPRLPALAAGALGTGLLVLGATPALAAPATSEVTLTAPGPVAVGEPLTLEIDLADTVDVYAYELAVAFDGAALAYVAESATGPAGGFDAAEPEPAGVTLVHSRLGTSPALDGDLAATLEVSALAAGTSTVDVAVTLVGADGSVSTETASAVVEVTAAPTPDPTPEPTAEPTPDPTTPDPTPAPTTAPSAPTPTSPAPGPTAAPVVPPAGGSLPSTGVPVAGAGLLAAAAVALGALGARGAHLRKAGAR; encoded by the coding sequence ATGCGACCACCCCGACTCCCGGCCCTCGCCGCCGGTGCCCTGGGCACCGGGCTCCTCGTGCTCGGTGCCACTCCGGCCCTCGCCGCTCCCGCCACGAGCGAGGTGACGCTCACCGCTCCCGGGCCCGTCGCCGTCGGCGAGCCCCTCACGCTGGAGATCGACCTCGCGGACACCGTCGACGTGTACGCCTACGAGCTCGCCGTCGCCTTCGACGGCGCGGCGCTGGCCTACGTGGCGGAGAGCGCGACGGGGCCGGCGGGCGGGTTCGACGCCGCGGAGCCGGAGCCGGCCGGCGTCACCCTCGTCCACAGCCGCCTCGGCACGTCCCCGGCCCTCGACGGCGACCTCGCCGCCACCCTGGAGGTGTCCGCCCTCGCGGCGGGGACGAGCACCGTCGACGTCGCGGTGACGCTCGTCGGTGCCGACGGCTCGGTCTCCACGGAGACGGCGAGCGCCGTCGTCGAGGTCACCGCGGCCCCGACACCCGACCCGACGCCGGAGCCGACGGCGGAGCCGACGCCCGACCCGACGACGCCCGACCCGACGCCGGCCCCCACCACGGCACCCTCCGCGCCGACTCCCACCAGCCCGGCCCCCGGACCCACGGCGGCGCCCGTGGTCCCGCCCGCCGGCGGGTCGCTCCCCAGCACCGGTGTCCCCGTCGCCGGCGCGGGGCTGCTCGCCGCCGCCGCGGTCGCCCTCGGCGCGCTCGGCGCGCGGGGTGCCCACCTGCGCAAGGCCGGTGCCCGATGA
- a CDS encoding sugar ABC transporter ATP-binding protein, with translation MGIDPGSDGTPSAPVLEMHGIVKSFGGVHALRSADLEVHAGEVLALLGENGAGKSTLMNVLSGVVAPDAGRLLIDGHERQFASPADAQAAGVAMIHQELDLVPHRSVVDNLFLGNERRTAWRTIDAKGMAAEAQALLDDVGITISPARHVDSMRVGEQQMVAIAKALRLQARILVMDEPTSALSDTEVRRLFEIIPELRRRGVAVIFISHRMDEIAQVADRGVVMRDGESVGTFDVAGTPPSEVVRMMIGKPLDQVFPLRPPPGDDVRLRVRGLSLDGGRGARSEPRDVDLDVRRGEIVGLAGLLGAGRSELLEALYGLAGHRLTGTVELDGAPVSITSPEAALACGIGYVPEDRRAAGLVMQESVAGNIVLGVLRALATLGWRSKDRERARVSEAVDSLAIKTRSPATIVSTLSGGNQQKVVFARNLLREPRVLLLDEPTRGVDVGAKAEIYHLLADLAGGGVSVLVASSELPELVGLCDRIAVMRNGRIVTVLDRDEVSQERLLYAAGMEHAVSDPAPQHVPEPR, from the coding sequence GTGGGCATCGATCCGGGGAGCGATGGCACACCGTCCGCGCCCGTCCTCGAGATGCACGGCATCGTCAAGAGCTTCGGGGGAGTCCACGCCCTGCGTAGCGCCGACCTCGAGGTGCACGCCGGCGAGGTGCTCGCCCTCCTCGGCGAGAACGGCGCGGGGAAGTCGACGCTGATGAACGTCCTGTCGGGGGTGGTGGCGCCGGACGCCGGACGCCTGCTCATCGACGGCCACGAGCGGCAGTTCGCCTCCCCGGCGGACGCGCAGGCCGCCGGCGTCGCGATGATCCACCAGGAGCTCGACCTCGTGCCGCACCGCAGCGTGGTCGACAACCTCTTCCTCGGGAACGAGCGGCGCACGGCCTGGCGGACGATCGACGCCAAGGGGATGGCGGCGGAGGCGCAGGCGCTGCTGGACGACGTCGGGATCACGATCTCGCCCGCCCGGCACGTCGACTCGATGCGGGTGGGCGAGCAGCAGATGGTCGCGATCGCCAAGGCCCTGCGGCTCCAGGCCCGCATCCTCGTCATGGACGAGCCCACGTCGGCGTTGTCGGACACCGAGGTGCGGCGCCTGTTCGAGATCATCCCGGAGCTGCGACGGCGGGGGGTCGCCGTCATCTTCATCTCGCACCGGATGGACGAGATCGCCCAGGTGGCCGACCGCGGGGTGGTCATGCGCGACGGCGAGAGCGTCGGGACCTTCGACGTGGCGGGCACCCCGCCCAGCGAGGTCGTCCGCATGATGATCGGCAAGCCGCTCGACCAGGTCTTCCCCCTCCGGCCTCCGCCGGGCGACGACGTCCGCCTGCGGGTCCGCGGCCTCTCGCTCGACGGCGGCCGGGGAGCCCGCAGCGAGCCGCGCGACGTCGACCTCGACGTCCGGCGCGGGGAGATCGTCGGCCTGGCCGGCCTCCTCGGCGCCGGGCGGAGCGAGCTCCTCGAGGCGCTCTACGGGCTCGCCGGCCACCGCCTCACCGGCACCGTCGAGCTCGACGGCGCACCCGTGAGCATCACCTCGCCGGAGGCCGCGCTCGCCTGCGGGATCGGGTACGTCCCCGAGGACCGCCGCGCGGCCGGCCTGGTGATGCAGGAGTCGGTCGCCGGGAACATCGTCCTGGGGGTCCTGCGCGCGCTGGCAACCCTCGGGTGGCGCTCCAAGGACCGGGAGCGGGCGCGGGTGTCCGAGGCCGTCGACTCGCTCGCCATCAAGACTCGGAGCCCGGCGACGATCGTCAGCACCCTCTCCGGCGGGAACCAGCAGAAGGTCGTCTTCGCCCGGAACCTGCTGCGTGAGCCCCGGGTGCTGCTGCTCGACGAGCCGACCCGGGGCGTGGACGTCGGCGCGAAGGCCGAGATCTACCACCTCCTCGCGGACCTGGCGGGAGGCGGGGTGAGCGTCCTCGTCGCCTCCTCGGAGCTGCCCGAGCTCGTCGGGCTCTGCGACCGGATCGCCGTCATGCGCAACGGGAGGATCGTCACCGTCCTGGACCGGGACGAGGTCAGCCAGGAGCGGCTGCTCTACGCCGCCGGGATGGAGCACGCCGTCTCCGACCCGGCGCCCCAGCACGTGCCGGAGCCGAGATGA
- a CDS encoding ABC transporter permease produces MTTAATPAAEQSEAGRPRRFQIPERFFRLQSYVALVLVFLAAIAVSPRRGGDLVFLNSENLLNIVRATSEIGIIAVGMTFVILIGGIDLSVGAILGLSATGAASLLMVSDVGVVPTVIVILGLGLAFGAAQGLISARLGIQSFIVTLAGLQIARGLARIWSGGQGVPLAYGDGPGLAPETFALLNSRTFNGTVPIPALIFLAVAVIALVVVRNSVFARHVYAVGGNERAARLSGVRVTRIKVAVFALSGFLAALAGIIHAGQLNQGSPNDGSGYELDAIAAVVIGGTSLMGGVGTVAGTLAGALLLGILNNILALNNIDANVQLLIKGAIIIVAAGIQAFRSQRR; encoded by the coding sequence ATGACCACGGCAGCGACGCCGGCCGCCGAGCAGTCCGAGGCGGGCCGCCCCCGACGGTTCCAGATCCCGGAGCGGTTCTTCCGCCTCCAGAGCTACGTCGCGCTCGTGCTCGTGTTCCTCGCCGCCATCGCGGTCTCGCCGCGCCGGGGCGGGGACCTCGTCTTCCTCAACAGCGAGAACCTGCTCAACATCGTCCGCGCCACCTCCGAGATCGGCATCATCGCTGTGGGGATGACCTTCGTCATCCTCATCGGCGGGATCGACCTGTCGGTCGGGGCCATCCTCGGGCTGTCCGCCACGGGCGCCGCGAGCCTGCTCATGGTGAGCGACGTCGGCGTCGTGCCCACCGTCATCGTCATCCTCGGGCTCGGTCTCGCCTTCGGGGCGGCCCAGGGCCTCATCAGCGCCCGTCTCGGGATCCAGTCGTTCATCGTCACCCTGGCCGGCCTGCAGATCGCCCGCGGCCTGGCCCGGATCTGGTCCGGCGGGCAGGGGGTGCCGCTGGCCTACGGCGACGGTCCGGGCCTGGCGCCCGAGACGTTCGCCCTGCTCAACTCGCGGACCTTCAACGGCACGGTGCCGATCCCCGCCCTGATCTTCCTCGCGGTGGCCGTCATCGCCCTCGTCGTCGTGCGCAACAGCGTGTTCGCGCGCCACGTCTATGCGGTCGGCGGGAACGAACGCGCCGCACGCCTGTCCGGTGTTCGGGTCACCCGCATCAAGGTCGCGGTGTTCGCCCTCTCCGGGTTCCTCGCCGCGCTAGCCGGGATCATCCACGCCGGCCAGCTCAACCAGGGCAGTCCCAACGACGGCTCGGGCTACGAGCTCGACGCGATCGCCGCCGTCGTCATCGGGGGCACCAGCCTCATGGGCGGGGTCGGCACGGTGGCCGGCACCCTCGCCGGGGCGCTGCTCCTCGGGATCCTCAACAACATCCTCGCGCTGAACAACATCGACGCGAACGTCCAGCTGCTCATCAAGGGCGCCATCATCATCGTCGCGGCCGGCATCCAAGCGTTCCGGTCCCAGCGGCGATGA
- a CDS encoding substrate-binding domain-containing protein, translating into MTRRNGHAAGPVLACAASAALVLAACGTESDAPGVADTTGATGGDAAAASCAGADGEYLIGMSQANVAEPYRQQMDDDIAAAAAEVDQFEVVFADAAQDNSKQVSDVENFLSQGIDLLIISPNEAAPLTAIVERAYDEGIPVIVLDRKIESDSYTQFIGANNLEIGRAAGEYVATELLPDGGTVAELKGLPGSTPAQERADGFREGIASNANIEIVAEGVGDWLRDLGQSQAEAILQANDDIDVFYAHNDPMAEGAYLAATAAGREGEISFIGIDALPIPSGGIKAVEEGRLSATFVYPTGGREAIATAEEILVECADVDKEQVLETQLVTQENAADLYAELGGQ; encoded by the coding sequence ATGACACGTCGAAACGGACACGCAGCGGGGCCGGTCCTCGCCTGCGCCGCGTCGGCCGCGCTCGTCCTGGCGGCCTGCGGCACGGAGTCGGACGCGCCGGGCGTCGCAGACACCACCGGCGCCACGGGCGGCGACGCTGCCGCGGCCTCGTGCGCCGGTGCCGATGGGGAGTACCTCATCGGCATGAGCCAGGCCAACGTCGCCGAGCCGTACCGCCAGCAGATGGACGACGACATCGCGGCGGCCGCGGCGGAGGTGGACCAGTTCGAGGTGGTCTTCGCCGACGCCGCCCAGGACAACTCCAAGCAGGTCTCCGACGTCGAGAACTTCCTCTCCCAGGGGATCGACCTGCTCATCATCAGCCCGAACGAGGCGGCGCCGCTCACCGCCATCGTCGAGCGCGCCTACGACGAGGGGATCCCGGTCATCGTGCTCGACCGGAAGATCGAGAGCGACTCCTACACGCAGTTCATCGGGGCGAACAACCTCGAGATCGGCAGGGCCGCGGGCGAGTACGTCGCTACCGAGCTCCTCCCCGACGGCGGCACGGTGGCCGAGCTCAAGGGCCTGCCCGGCTCGACGCCCGCGCAGGAGCGGGCCGACGGCTTCCGGGAGGGCATCGCGAGCAACGCCAACATCGAGATCGTCGCCGAGGGCGTCGGCGACTGGCTCCGTGACCTCGGGCAGTCGCAGGCCGAGGCGATCCTCCAGGCTAACGACGACATCGACGTCTTCTACGCCCACAACGACCCGATGGCCGAGGGGGCCTACCTGGCGGCCACCGCTGCGGGACGTGAGGGCGAGATCTCCTTCATCGGCATCGACGCGCTGCCCATCCCGTCCGGCGGCATCAAGGCGGTCGAGGAGGGCCGGCTCTCGGCGACGTTCGTGTACCCCACCGGGGGCCGCGAGGCGATCGCCACGGCCGAGGAGATCCTCGTCGAGTGCGCGGACGTCGACAAGGAGCAGGTGCTCGAGACGCAGCTGGTGACGCAGGAGAACGCCGCCGACCTCTACGCCGAGCTCGGCGGGCAGTGA